CACAagtatgcacacagtgcttaGACAAACCAGACAAACAGCCACAAGAGTAGCtcaagcacaaacagatcaatacaaaaaaaagaaaattaatattgttgatcacacacaaccaccattcttgttgttttGGGGTGACATGtattacttctccccctgtttggccacaaaagttgccaaaccCAACAGAAATGTCTTCTACACCTTTTTTTTGTTGACTCTATGGTTCTTTAAGGATGCAGTGTTCCAACTTTCTTTGCAAGTTctcaaactgtgtagcatcaagagcttttgtgaagatgtcagctagctgAAGTTCAGTGTTTACGTGCTCTAGGAAAATTACCTTGTCTTCGACGAGCTCTCTGATAAAGTGGTGTCAGATATCAATATGTGTCGTTATGCTATGCTGGATTAGATTTTTTGAGATATTGATAGCACTGAGATTGTCACAGTATAAAGTCATGACATTCTGAGCAACAGTGTACTCAgtcaacatttgtttcatccagacCAATTGTGAACAACTACTACCAGCTGGTATGTACTCTACTTCAGCAGTAGATAAggagacacaattttgtttcttgctgaaccatgatatAAGACTGCTACCTATAAAGAAACATCCTCCAGATGTGCTTTTTCTGTCATCACCACTTCCAGCCCAGTCAGCATCACAGTATCCAGTCAAGACAGAGTCACTTCCGTTGGTGTACTGTATGCCATAGTCTGAAGTTCCATTTACATATTTAAGAATTCTCTTGTCTTGATTCAAGTGACTTTCCTTTGGCTCTACTTGGTATCTGGCACACACTCCAACTCTAAATGTAATATCAGGTCTGCTGGTTGTTAGATATAGCAAGCTTCCAATCATGCTAATGTACAAACTCTAGTTAACACTTATGCCCTATTCATATTTGGATAGATTTTGATGCGTTGGTataggagtt
The Vicia villosa cultivar HV-30 ecotype Madison, WI linkage group LG6, Vvil1.0, whole genome shotgun sequence genome window above contains:
- the LOC131613726 gene encoding secreted RxLR effector protein 161-like, with product MIGSLLYLTTSRPDITFRVGVCARYQVEPKESHLNQDKRILKYVNGTSDYGIQYTNGSDSVLTGYCDADWAGSGDDRKSTSGGCFFIGSSLISWFSKKQNCVSLSTAEVEYIPAGSSCSQLVWMKQMLTEYTVAQNVMTLYCDNLSAINISKNLIQHSITTHIDI